In one window of Microbacterium dextranolyticum DNA:
- a CDS encoding DNA adenine methylase has translation MVVRYMGTKRHMADHVRDAIAELEPAGRVVDLFSGMGSVAESLQETASVVTNDAMSFTAALSRARFTGSDRETTSADVIKRLKPAYEARRRELELVYATELNSEVTALEGSRTDLLNYMDKAQHVGNSTAQRRTAKAAAESSGSDHYALASLYFSAGYLSLRQAVQLDAARAAIDADSHLEDRDWMLAAWIAATSVLVNAPGHTAQFLRPNSDSAHTRIVRTWTRSIWDEFTLALDTVSQVGTESWRRDNSVYVGDALDLVSAGELRDIGTVYADPPYTKDQYSRYYHMYETLYRYDFPDSSGAGRNRSDRFTTGFSLKSAVVASFHDLCRNVSRMRVPLVISYPSSGLLDDAGVTVPEIARQYFGNVQTRSYNANHSTMGASTGASKKSATENLYVCLV, from the coding sequence GTGGTTGTTCGATACATGGGTACGAAGCGCCATATGGCGGACCATGTACGCGACGCCATCGCTGAGCTGGAACCCGCGGGACGTGTGGTTGACCTGTTCTCTGGCATGGGGAGCGTAGCTGAGAGCCTGCAAGAAACAGCGTCAGTTGTTACCAACGATGCGATGAGCTTCACCGCCGCGTTGTCGCGCGCGCGTTTCACGGGTTCAGATCGCGAAACTACCTCGGCGGATGTGATCAAGCGACTCAAGCCGGCATACGAAGCACGGCGTCGGGAGTTGGAATTGGTGTATGCGACTGAGCTGAATAGCGAGGTTACAGCGCTGGAAGGTTCACGTACAGACCTACTCAACTACATGGACAAGGCGCAGCACGTCGGAAACTCCACTGCGCAGCGACGCACCGCGAAGGCTGCCGCGGAGTCGAGCGGATCAGACCACTACGCCCTGGCGAGCCTGTACTTCTCCGCTGGATATCTCAGCCTCCGCCAGGCTGTTCAGTTGGACGCCGCGCGCGCGGCAATCGATGCGGACTCGCACCTGGAAGATCGTGACTGGATGTTGGCAGCCTGGATCGCCGCAACATCCGTTCTCGTCAATGCGCCCGGGCACACTGCTCAATTCCTTCGCCCGAACTCCGATTCGGCACACACTCGAATTGTCCGCACATGGACGCGTTCAATCTGGGACGAGTTCACTCTGGCGCTCGACACGGTTTCCCAGGTTGGCACAGAGTCCTGGCGGCGAGATAACTCCGTCTACGTTGGGGATGCCCTCGACCTTGTAAGCGCGGGGGAGCTTCGCGATATCGGCACGGTGTATGCAGATCCGCCGTACACGAAGGATCAGTACAGCCGGTACTACCACATGTACGAAACGCTTTATCGCTACGATTTTCCGGACTCTAGTGGCGCTGGCCGAAACCGGTCGGATCGATTCACAACCGGCTTTTCGCTGAAGTCTGCTGTTGTTGCCTCATTCCATGACCTCTGCCGTAACGTCTCTCGCATGCGTGTCCCTTTGGTCATCAGCTATCCGTCGAGCGGACTCCTCGATGATGCGGGCGTAACGGTTCCCGAGATAGCCCGTCAGTACTTCGGCAACGTGCAGACTCGGTCATACAACGCGAATCACTCAACGATGGGTGCCTCCACGGGCGCATCCAAGAAGTCGGCAACGGAGAATCTCTATGTCTGTCTCGTCTGA
- a CDS encoding ParB/RepB/Spo0J family partition protein produces MSVSSEAETQTTAPQNVTAELRELNVSDVVPNAQNPRLDFPQDELDRLTDSIDLEGVLVPIVVYPKDNKYVLVDGERRFRCARDLGHSKIPALITTERSEREVLQQMFNIHLIREPWRDIPTAKALQRLAEEIKESSGQEPNDNELRDLTGLSIERVRQLRYVVTLPDQWQDYIRDETIPLNFFWELKKNVIDALRNNRPAILDEYGEDRVSSAFVQKRLDQVITDTVSLRKVSPIIKFAAQDAESNGTGSSTLDTSIRDLIEKPEATIDDAYEETVQMMVEVDKLGRRTSTMVAVFARLLTKTAGTSDHDEVRRLGRELIQQVTALIDADEQNG; encoded by the coding sequence ATGTCTGTCTCGTCTGAAGCAGAAACGCAAACTACTGCGCCCCAGAATGTCACTGCGGAGCTACGCGAGCTGAACGTCTCCGATGTGGTTCCCAACGCCCAGAACCCGCGCCTTGACTTTCCGCAAGACGAATTGGACAGGCTCACCGACTCCATCGACCTTGAGGGCGTGCTCGTTCCCATCGTCGTCTATCCCAAGGACAACAAGTACGTTCTCGTCGACGGGGAACGCCGCTTCCGCTGTGCCCGTGATCTCGGCCACAGCAAAATCCCTGCTCTCATCACCACCGAACGCAGCGAGCGCGAAGTGCTCCAGCAGATGTTCAACATCCACCTTATTCGGGAGCCCTGGCGCGATATTCCGACGGCGAAAGCCCTCCAAAGGCTTGCCGAGGAGATCAAAGAATCGAGCGGCCAGGAACCCAATGACAACGAGCTGCGCGACCTCACAGGCTTGTCTATCGAACGCGTGCGCCAACTCCGCTATGTCGTTACGTTGCCAGACCAATGGCAGGATTACATCCGCGATGAGACGATCCCTCTCAACTTCTTCTGGGAGTTGAAGAAGAACGTCATCGATGCCCTGCGCAACAATCGACCCGCGATCCTCGACGAGTACGGCGAGGATCGCGTAAGCAGCGCCTTCGTTCAAAAGCGCCTCGATCAGGTGATCACGGACACGGTCAGCCTACGTAAGGTCTCGCCGATCATTAAGTTCGCGGCTCAAGATGCAGAGTCGAATGGCACTGGTAGCTCGACTCTCGACACTTCAATTCGCGACCTAATCGAGAAGCCTGAGGCGACGATCGACGACGCCTACGAAGAGACCGTCCAGATGATGGTAGAGGTCGACAAGCTCGGACGTCGCACTTCGACGATGGTAGCGGTGTTTGCGCGGCTGCTGACGAAGACGGCCGGCACATCGGACCACGACGAGGTACGCCGTCTCGGACGCGAACTCATTCAACAGGTCACGGCGCTGATCGACGCGGATGAGCAGAACGGCTGA
- a CDS encoding restriction endonuclease, with product MSRTAEVEGALVEEIVDEPSQGKPVGVADVEAAAARIYANTKGQDWVEDTELDLGSKRWKPNAVSNDGTRLLYVFLQDELPRYVRDRLGLAAERGIRPTLALNLATLFKPELVELLVGVDADVIVLDDYVTTRQLDAKSVLVALADVEVPVSPELRRGVAKVVWSRIGDGTSQEKGRRLEALLAFTFAQIRDLKVVERNYRNETEEIDLVLQIDNFSSRVWQKSGVPFILVEAKNRSDKASQPMVSTLITKLQTKRGTARIAVLVSLGGFTDDARMQELRFSTQDICVVMIDRAQLENLLSADDVDAEFETIVRQAMLR from the coding sequence ATGAGCAGAACGGCTGAGGTAGAGGGCGCGCTCGTGGAAGAGATCGTCGACGAACCATCCCAAGGAAAGCCTGTAGGTGTCGCTGACGTTGAGGCGGCAGCGGCACGGATCTACGCGAACACCAAAGGACAGGACTGGGTCGAAGACACGGAGCTGGACCTCGGAAGCAAACGTTGGAAGCCCAATGCGGTCTCGAATGATGGCACGCGACTCCTGTACGTATTTCTGCAGGATGAACTTCCGCGATACGTGCGCGATCGCCTCGGTCTTGCCGCGGAGCGGGGCATCAGGCCAACTCTGGCATTGAACCTTGCCACCCTGTTCAAGCCGGAGCTTGTGGAACTGCTGGTCGGCGTTGACGCGGATGTGATCGTGCTCGACGACTATGTCACGACTAGGCAACTCGACGCCAAGTCCGTTCTCGTTGCGCTTGCGGACGTCGAGGTGCCAGTTTCGCCGGAGCTCCGGAGGGGCGTCGCCAAGGTCGTTTGGTCGCGCATCGGCGACGGAACGTCACAGGAGAAAGGCCGACGGCTGGAGGCTCTGCTCGCGTTCACCTTCGCTCAGATACGTGATCTGAAGGTGGTCGAGCGCAACTACCGGAACGAGACGGAGGAGATCGATCTGGTTCTCCAGATCGACAACTTTAGTTCCCGAGTCTGGCAGAAGTCCGGAGTCCCGTTCATTCTCGTCGAAGCGAAGAACCGGTCGGACAAGGCATCCCAGCCGATGGTCTCCACGCTGATCACGAAGCTTCAGACCAAACGGGGGACCGCGCGCATCGCGGTGTTGGTGTCACTGGGTGGCTTCACCGATGACGCCCGGATGCAAGAGCTACGGTTCTCGACGCAGGACATCTGCGTTGTGATGATCGATCGCGCTCAACTAGAGAACCTGCTCTCAGCAGATGATGTCGATGCGGAGTTTGAGACCATCGTCCGACAGGCCATGCTTCGGTAG
- a CDS encoding ISL3 family transposase yields the protein MHHPTFATPDLTTFCRLDELGLEAIGQLIEPDRAVLECRVVDDDPWCRKCGAEGVPRDTVTRPLAHEPFGHRPTTLLVRVRRYRCGHCRRTWRQDTTNAAARRAKISRGGVGWALKAIVVDHLTVSRAAAGLGVSWHTANTAILAEGKRRLIDDPARFDGVTTIGVDEHVWRHTRFGDKYVTVIIDLTPARNKTGPARLLDMVEGRSKQVFKEWLAARPAEWSSRIEVVAMDGFSGFKTAAAEELPDAVPVMDPFHVVRLAGDALDRTRQRVQQDTLGHRGHAGDPLYGVRRTLHTGASFLTEKQTARLDAVFAAEEHVEVEATWGIYQRIVAAYREPDKNKAKEMMRAVIDSVSSGVPAMLAEICRLGRTLKQRAADVLAFFDLAGTSNGPTEAINGRLEHLRGSALGFRNLANYTARSLLEAGGFRPSLHP from the coding sequence TTGCACCACCCTACGTTCGCGACCCCTGACCTCACCACGTTCTGCCGTCTCGATGAGCTCGGCCTCGAAGCCATCGGCCAGTTGATCGAGCCCGACCGGGCGGTACTCGAGTGCCGCGTCGTTGACGATGACCCGTGGTGTCGGAAGTGTGGCGCCGAGGGCGTGCCGCGCGACACCGTGACGCGTCCGCTCGCGCACGAGCCGTTCGGTCACCGGCCCACGACGCTGCTGGTGCGGGTGCGCCGCTACCGGTGCGGCCACTGCCGCCGCACCTGGCGGCAGGACACGACGAACGCGGCGGCGCGGCGGGCGAAGATCTCCCGCGGCGGGGTCGGGTGGGCGCTGAAGGCGATCGTGGTCGACCACCTCACCGTCTCCCGCGCCGCGGCAGGCCTGGGGGTGTCGTGGCACACCGCGAACACCGCGATCCTCGCCGAGGGCAAGCGGCGGCTGATCGACGATCCGGCCAGGTTCGACGGCGTCACCACGATCGGCGTCGACGAGCACGTCTGGCGTCACACCCGGTTCGGTGACAAGTACGTGACCGTGATCATCGACCTCACGCCCGCCCGCAACAAGACAGGTCCCGCACGGCTGCTGGACATGGTCGAGGGCCGGTCGAAGCAGGTATTCAAGGAGTGGCTCGCCGCCCGGCCTGCGGAGTGGTCGAGCCGGATCGAGGTGGTCGCGATGGACGGGTTCTCCGGGTTCAAGACGGCCGCGGCCGAAGAGCTCCCCGACGCGGTTCCGGTGATGGACCCGTTCCACGTCGTCCGCCTGGCCGGCGACGCGCTCGACCGGACCCGGCAGCGCGTCCAGCAAGACACCCTCGGGCACCGCGGTCACGCCGGCGACCCGCTCTACGGGGTCCGCCGCACCCTCCACACCGGCGCGAGCTTCCTCACCGAGAAGCAGACCGCGCGGCTCGACGCGGTGTTCGCCGCCGAGGAGCACGTCGAGGTCGAAGCGACCTGGGGCATCTACCAGCGCATCGTCGCCGCCTACCGCGAACCCGACAAGAACAAGGCGAAGGAGATGATGCGGGCGGTGATCGATTCCGTCAGCAGTGGCGTCCCCGCGATGCTGGCCGAGATTTGCCGGCTCGGTCGGACGTTGAAGCAGCGCGCCGCGGACGTCCTCGCGTTCTTCGACCTGGCCGGCACGAGCAACGGTCCGACAGAGGCGATCAACGGCCGACTCGAGCATCTCCGCGGCTCCGCGCTCGGCTTCCGCAACCTCGCGAACTACACAGCCAGGAGCCTGCTCGAGGCCGGAGGTTTCAGACCCTCCCTACACCCTTGA